TTCCAGCGCCTCAGCCAGTTTTCATTTTTCATCGTTTTCTAAAAGATGGTAAGCCTGAATATATATAAAAATAGCGTGTTTTGTAGCTCTGACGGCACATGTAATGTTGCACAGAGCCATCCGTTTCCTTTGAATGTCAATGATGATGTCTCCCCGGCACGTGACACGTACTTGTTAGTAAGCCGATGAGGCATCAATTAATATCCTCAGCTTCTAAGTGCGGGCAGGGGTTCATCTGTTGGCACAAATTTTAAAGCAATGCCGTTATTGCACCAACGCTCGCCGCGTGGTGGCGGGCCATCGCTGAATAAATGTCCTTGATGTCCGCCGCAACGTACGCAGTGGTATTCGGTGCGTGGCCAGATCATCTTGAAGTCAATCCTGGTTGCTACGTGCCCGGCAATAGGCTGGGTAAAACTGGGCCAGCCGGTCCAGCTTTCATATTTATTCGCGCTTTCAAACAGCGGCAGATAGCAGGCGGCGCAAATAAAGGTGCCGTCACGATCCTCGTAAACCAGATTGCTGGATTCCGGACGTTCGGTTGCCTCCTCAAAGAGTATCTGATAAGCCCTGGGTGAGACTAATGCGCGCCATTCTTCATGCGGCTTTTTGAGGGGTGTAATCAGGCTGGATGCTTCACCAGCCCCTGGTGAGCGTGAGCATGCGGGGATGAGCGGCAATGCGACCAGGACGCTAAAGCCTTGTAACACAGTGCGTCGTTTCAATGAATTTTCTCCTGAAAGAGGTGATCGTGAACAGTTATGCGTAGTAAGTCCGCCGTCAGGATCACTCTAATTCCGAAAAGGGAGGTGTCAGAAAGCTGAGTAACACCCAAGGTGGACGTCATCTTGTGATTTATCATAACACCTGAAGTTCAAAAAAATAACCGATATTATCTGTATCTGATCCGGTTCTTGGATTGGGATATCGTCGGGATGTCCGCTTTCTGCCCATGATAATGCGCTATGTTACCCGTAGTCGCATTCAATATAGTCGCATTCAATAAGCCTGGGATTGTTCACTGCCGGTAGGCGGTGCGTTCAGCTGCTATTCAGCTTTAAGATCATACAATGTCTGAAACTCATGTGCTATCAGTTTGCTCCCGGTATGGATTAATGAGCAGCCAGGATTGGATATTGAGTTGCTGACTTAATTGTTTTGACTTTGAAATTAAAAAAATAGTCAGCTCCCTTGAGGATGTTTTGGAGGTGCACTATGAATGCAAAAAAATGGATTATTCTTTTTGCCGTAATGACGATCTTTTTTCTGAGCGGGTGTGTGGCGCCGCCTTATTATGGATATGGAGGAACGGGCTATTATGGCGGGGTTAGAGCCAGTTACGGATATCGATCGCCATTTTACGGTAATCAGCGGTTCTTTGGTGCGCCTAGGCACTTTCGTAGTGGGCCTCGGCATTTTCGTGGTGGACACCGCCACTCCCATGGTGGCCATCGGCACTTTCGTGGCGGGCATCGCCATTTCGATGGCGGTCATCGTGGCGGCGGTCATAAAGGCAATCGCGGTGGGCATCGGAGAGGCGGCCATAGAGGCGGTCATCATCGTTGATGCAAGGATATCCGGATTAGTAATAATCTAATTTAGCGGATGATTTGAGAGACTGGGTCTCAGTTCGATTCCTATCCGCAGAATTGAACGAATTGAACGCGTATTGACATCGGTTCACCGGACTTTGGATCAAGCCTGTCTTCATTGTTAAGACCGCTGCATAACTGTGTTTTTGAGCTTTTCTGATTACTTGCAGCATTGATAAATCAAACACTTAAAAATCTTTCCCAGCCCAAGATAACCAGTTATGCAGCGGTCTTTTGTTTGGGATGCCCTTGTCTATGACGGGGCCGCCTGTTGCCCACAGCTGCTCGTCATGCTGGGTCGTCGATCAAAGGTCATCGAACAACGTCAGCTTGGCCTCGTCCAGGTCGGGGTGCTCTATGATGTGGATGTAGCAGATCTTCTCGTTGCTGGACATTTGGCGGGTTGACGACATCTATACAATGCCATCTCTTGTGGGGCGCGCCAGATGGGTCCCATCGATTTCCGCTTTGTTGGTTCATACCATCTCAAGATCCCGGGTATTTCTGTAAGATTTGTTGATTCAACGCTTTGTTTTCGCTGTGCTCATCGCAGCCGATCTCCCAGTCTATGAATGTGTAGAGGTCGTCTGCCAGTTCGGTGATGACGTCGCGTAGTTCAAGCGGCTCTAGCCATTCGGCCGGGATCGCTTCTACGCCATGGATGGTGCCCAGCAGGTTGCCGACGATCGATCCGGTCGAGTCGGAATCGCCATCGTGGTTTACCGCCAGGATCACGCCATGCTTAAAGTTACGGGCGACCAGCGCGCAATAGATGGAGATCGCCAGTGCTTCCTCCGCGATCCAGCCCTGACCCAGCCGGGCAACGGCTTCTTCATGCGGCAAGCCGGAAATAGCCAGCTCCTCGGCCAACTCAATCGCACGCAGCGTCTCCTCATGGCCGGCCTCCGCCCGCAGGATGACCTTGGAAGCCGCCAGTGCCTCGAGCAGCGCAGCGCCATCCGTCAACAACTGGATCAGCACCGCCAGAACGCCACCAGTCAGTGCCCCGGTGGGGTGGCCGTGGGTCAGCGCTGCCAGCTCGGTGCCCAGCCGGAAGGTGTCCTGGGACGATGTGTGCTGGCGCCAAGCGAACAATCCGACCGGTGCAACCCGCATGACGCCGCCGCAGCCCTTGCTGTCGTTGCGGGCGGGTTCCCCGAGGGAGCGCATCGCCTGTAGAGCGGATAGGCAGGTGTTGCCCGGCGCACGACAGCTGTGCAGCTGGTGCTGTTGAAACAGCCAGCCAGGCTCATCAGTACCGAAACGAATATTGCGGTTCGGGCGCTCACCCTGGGTTTGCAGCCAGCGCAGATAGGCATGGGCCGTCACGTCGGTATAGGTCGTGATGCCTTTGAGGCAGCCGCGCACCCAACCTCGGATCAGCCCTTCTGCGGTGAATAGAGCCATCTGCGTGTCATCGGTGATCATCCCCAGCCCACCGTAAGCCGGTGCGTACTGGGTGATGCCCTTGGGGCCGAAGTGGTGGAGAATCTGGGTTTGCGTCATGAACTCGACTGGTGCGCCGAGTGCATCGCCGACTGCGCCACCCAACAGGCAGCCCCGAAAGCGCCCCTGGGCAGTGTGCGGTTGCTGGCGCTCGCTGCGCCAGGCCGGTGGCGGTACTGATGTCTGGGTTTCTTCCGCTTCGCTGGTTTTTCCAGAGACAGACTCCGGGTCTGCCTGATCGGGTAGTGCGTAGTCGATGCCCAACTCCGTCACCACGCGGGCGGCTGGTCGGGTGACAAGACCCTTCTGCTGCCATATTGGGCCTCGCCAGCCCGATTACGCTGCTGCAGTCCATGCAACATCACGGCCAGCAGGGGTGATTCACTATCCGCGAACGGGACCGACTGCATATTGACCGCCGGGGTGGGGTACGAAATGTCGGGCAACCCGTACCGCATCCGGGACTCTGGTTTGAGGTGAAGCTCTAAGAAATTCTGCATGGTATCCGTACCGATCCTCTTGTCGTTGCGGTGCTTGTGGTTATCACAAGGCGACGCATACACAAATCAAAATAGAGATTCTATGACAGGCCATATACTTTCCGCAATAATTCGAACAAGCATTTGTTAACCCAAACGAACACGACAGTTGTCCATAGATCAACTTGCAGAATTAACTCAGCCCAAAATAATTGTTTCAGGGTAATCGTCTCGACATTTGCCGAGCTGCGCGCGTGTTTTGTTGGAGATACGCCGACAGGGCCTGGTGTACATAGAAGCCGCACATAGGGGTCGCGCCCATAGGGGTCGCGTCTTGCATTAATGTAAGTCAACAACTAAAAATAGAGAGAAGGAGCAACATGGTGTTGTGTTGTAAGACCTGACACCTTTTTTCTTGAAACCCTAAAGCAGTACGGTTTGTTAATTCTTTTTTGTGTTTATCAAATAGCGCTTAAAACTTCGTCCTTCAGGGCGGAGATATAAGCGCACAGGCGAAGCCTGTTTAATGCGGTCTTTGCTGTTGTTCAATATATTGCTTAATAATCGAGAATGGTGCTCCACCACAACTACCCGCAAAATAGCTTGGACTCCAAAGCATATTACCCCAAAGCTTATTTTTAATTTCGGGATAATTCTTTTTGCGAATAAGTCGGCTTGAAACGCCTTTCAAACTATTTACCAAGTTAGAAATAGCAATTTTTGGTGGATAGTTAACTAAAAGGTGAATATGATCATGCTCACCGTTAAATTCCACCAATTCTGCTTCAAAATCCAAACACACGTTTTTAAATATTTCTTCCAAATCAATTAATACCCTTCCGGAGAAAACATCTCTACGGTATTTTGTTACAAAGACCAAATGAACATGAAGATTAAAAACGCAATGTCTTCCTGTTCTTACATCGTTATTAACTTGCATAGACAAATTCCTTTTTGTATAATTATAACCATGAAGCAGATTATACGCAAAGCCTTTAAATCTCGACTCAATCCAAATTCTGACCAAGTACAGAAGATGGTTGAGTTTGCGGGTGCTAATCGGTTTGTTTGGAATAAAGCCTTAGCAATGAATCTGTTCAGATTAGAGCAGAAACAGCCATTGCTTTGGTACAACGAGTTGTCATTTTGGCTAAAGCTATGGAAATCCTCAGAAGATTATGGATTTCTAAAAACCGTTCATTCTCAACCGTTGCAACAAGCCTTAAAAAACTTAGAAAAAGCGTTCAAAGACGGTTTTGATAAAAAACAGCCTTTAAAACGGATTCCAAAATTCAAGAAAAAAGGTTTGAGTGACAGCTTTCGTTATCCACAAGGATTTAAGCTGGAGCAAGAGTCTGCAAAGTGTTCTTGCCTAAAATCGGTTGGGTGAAATATCGTAATTCACGCCAAGTCATTGGTGACGTTAAAAATATGACGATTTCCCGTAAAGGCAGTTATTGGTACGTGTCGATTCAGACTGAGTACGAGACCGAGCTAAAGCGTCATAGCTCAACCAGTATGATTGGTGTTGATATGGGCGTTACCCGCTTTGCAACCTTGTCAGACGGCTCATACGTAGAACCTTTAAACAGTTTCAGAAAGTTATCAAAGAAACTGGCTTTTGAACAGCGTAAGCTGTCTAAAAAAGTCCGTTTCTCTGCTAACTGGAAAAAGCAGAAACAAATCATTACCCGCCTGCATGAGCGTATTGCCAATGCTCGTTTAGACTTCTTACACAAAACCTCAACCGAAATCAGCAAAAATCACGCAATGGTCGTAGTTGAGAATTTAAAGATAGGAAACATGTCTAAGAGTGCCAAGGGCAGTGTTGAAAAGCATGGTAAAAACGTCAAAGCGAAATCGGGTCTAAACAAATCCATTCTTGACCAAGGATGGGGAATGTTCGTTTCGTTCTTGGAGTATAAACAGGCTTGTTCAGGCGGGGATGTATTGAAGGTAAACCCTCAATACACCTCTCAAACCTGCCCTAGATGTCAACATGTTAGTCGTGACAATCGCAAAAGCCAAAGTGCTTTTGAATGTACAGAATGTGGATTTAAAGCCAATGCCGACTTGGTAGGTGCCTTGAATGTACTTGAGCGAGGACATCGCTTGTTAGCCTGTGGAGTTGAAACGTTAGTTTCGTCTAAGAAGCAGGAACCAGTAGACAGTAGCAATACAAACCTACTCTTAACGGCTTAATAAGTCGCTAGGAATCCCCTTCGTTTAGGAAGGGGAGGATGTCAATATATTGTTCGCGGTAGATTGTTATTTTTCACCACAGGGTGTGTTGATATGAATCAATCAAAAAAAAAGATTACCGTCTACTACGATGGCGCTTGCCCAAGTTGCATCAAAGACCGAAAAAACTATGAGAAATTGGCGGGAAAAGAAGGTGAAGATGTGTGCTGGTTTGATATCACTGGGCAGGATGCCCATCTGCGCGATATTGGCATCGATCCCTACAAGGCCATGACCGAGCTGCATGTGCGCGATGAACGCCAACAGGTATTTTCCGAACTGGATGCCTATATTTTGCTGATGGCCCGAGTGCCGCGCCTAAAACCGCTGGCTTGGTTCATCGGTTTGCCAGTGATTCGACCATTGCTGTCGTCGCTCTACCGCTGGATGGTTAATCGACGCCTGGGAAAAAGTGGGCGCTTGTAGACGGATAGTTATCCATTGGGCTTTACGTACCTTTGCTGGAATTTACCCGATGGACTCCATATTTGACAACACATCTCAATGTAAGTAACAACTGAAAATATAGAGGGGAAGCAGTATAGACGTTGCATTACAAGACCTGATACCTTTTGAAAAAAATCTCACAGTTTTTCGAATTTAATGGCTTTAATTGCCAATTATACCAATAAATATTATAATTAGGTATCAAAAAGTGTTTGATGGAGATTGTTATGCCTGTGCAAAAAAATACCAGTGTGACATTGGGTAAGCATTTTGAGAAATTTCTGGCGCACCAGGTTGAAACCGGACGTTATGGCTCGGCCAGCGAAGCCATACGGGCGGGACTCCGTTTGCTTGAGGAACGCGAAATTAAACTGGAAGCATTGCGCCATGCTTTGATTGAGGGTGAACAAAGCGGCACGTCTGATTATTCATTGCAAAACATTCTGGATGAATTGGAAGATGAAAAGTAGATGGGATCATTCACACTTACACAGAAGGCAAAGGCTGATATGCTTTCGATTGGTCGTTATACACTCAAAGAATGGGGTGAGAAGCAACAAAGGCGCTATCTGAGTCAACTCGATTCAGCGTTTCATGATTTGGCGAGCAAACCGGAAATAGGTCGTTCATGCTTTGAAATTCGTAAAGGCTATTATAAATACGGAGTAGGTAAACATTTAATCTTTTTTCGCCATGCAGGAAAAGATCAAATAGAAATTGTGCGTATCCTACATGGCCGCATGGATATTGAGCATCATTTATAAGGCCATTCATCCTGATTGCGAAATCTATTGCCCACACATAAGTGTCACGTTTTGCATTAATGTAAGCAACAATTGAGAATATAGAGAAGGAGCAGCGTGGATGTTGTATCGCAAGACCTGATACTTTTTCTTTTTTTCTTGCTCGAAACTTGAGCGTTCAGCCGTTTTGATATAGTGAGCTGTCAAATCTCCGGCAATCGGGGAGAGTTCGCTGATAAATGTGCCGTCGTATTCGAAGACAATTTTCTGTGCCATACGCTGCGGTGTGGTTATCGGCAAAAATGACTTGTGGCAAATTTGTGTCATTTTTTTGCCACAACCGAGGCTTTTGGAGACCAACCGAGACTAGTGGTGGGTTTGTAAGACCGGGTCTAAGACCCGGTTTTACCTGGGTCTTAGCTGGTCCAAGTTGGTCTTGGTGAGACCGGAAGATGGTGGAGACGGCGGGAATCGAACCCGCGTCCGCAAGTCCTCTACAGACAGTTCTACATACTTAGCCATGCTCTTTAATTTAACCTGACAACCGCCAGCTGGCGGGCTGATGGCAGGCGAGTCACCTATTGTTTAACGTTCTGTAAAGTGACCCTACAGAACGCGATCCTTGCTAATGACTCTGCTGTCTGTTGCCAGACCCGACGTTAAGGCCCATCGGTGCAGAGGCTAGCCGTATTAAGCGGCTAAAGCGTAGTTTTCGTCGTTTGCGACTATTTTTTTCCAGATGTATTTACGAGG
This genomic window from Nitrosomonas cryotolerans ATCC 49181 contains:
- a CDS encoding thiol-disulfide oxidoreductase DCC family protein — protein: MNQSKKKITVYYDGACPSCIKDRKNYEKLAGKEGEDVCWFDITGQDAHLRDIGIDPYKAMTELHVRDERQQVFSELDAYILLMARVPRLKPLAWFIGLPVIRPLLSSLYRWMVNRRLGKSGRL
- a CDS encoding type II toxin-antitoxin system RelE/ParE family toxin, with translation MGSFTLTQKAKADMLSIGRYTLKEWGEKQQRRYLSQLDSAFHDLASKPEIGRSCFEIRKGYYKYGVGKHLIFFRHAGKDQIEIVRILHGRMDIEHHL
- a CDS encoding type II toxin-antitoxin system ParD family antitoxin gives rise to the protein MPVQKNTSVTLGKHFEKFLAHQVETGRYGSASEAIRAGLRLLEEREIKLEALRHALIEGEQSGTSDYSLQNILDELEDEK
- the tnpA gene encoding IS200/IS605 family transposase, whose amino-acid sequence is MQVNNDVRTGRHCVFNLHVHLVFVTKYRRDVFSGRVLIDLEEIFKNVCLDFEAELVEFNGEHDHIHLLVNYPPKIAISNLVNSLKGVSSRLIRKKNYPEIKNKLWGNMLWSPSYFAGSCGGAPFSIIKQYIEQQQRPH
- a CDS encoding helix-turn-helix domain-containing protein; its protein translation is MKQIIRKAFKSRLNPNSDQVQKMVEFAGANRFVWNKALAMNLFRLEQKQPLLWYNELSFWLKLWKSSEDYGFLKTVHSQPLQQALKNLEKAFKDGFDKKQPLKRIPKFKKKGLSDSFRYPQGFKLEQESAKCSCLKSVG
- a CDS encoding RNA-guided endonuclease InsQ/TnpB family protein; the protein is MFLPKIGWVKYRNSRQVIGDVKNMTISRKGSYWYVSIQTEYETELKRHSSTSMIGVDMGVTRFATLSDGSYVEPLNSFRKLSKKLAFEQRKLSKKVRFSANWKKQKQIITRLHERIANARLDFLHKTSTEISKNHAMVVVENLKIGNMSKSAKGSVEKHGKNVKAKSGLNKSILDQGWGMFVSFLEYKQACSGGDVLKVNPQYTSQTCPRCQHVSRDNRKSQSAFECTECGFKANADLVGALNVLERGHRLLACGVETLVSSKKQEPVDSSNTNLLLTA
- a CDS encoding ADP-ribosylglycohydrolase family protein, whose protein sequence is MGIDYALPDQADPESVSGKTSEAEETQTSVPPPAWRSERQQPHTAQGRFRGCLLGGAVGDALGAPVEFMTQTQILHHFGPKGITQYAPAYGGLGMITDDTQMALFTAEGLIRGWVRGCLKGITTYTDVTAHAYLRWLQTQGERPNRNIRFGTDEPGWLFQQHQLHSCRAPGNTCLSALQAMRSLGEPARNDSKGCGGVMRVAPVGLFAWRQHTSSQDTFRLGTELAALTHGHPTGALTGGVLAVLIQLLTDGAALLEALAASKVILRAEAGHEETLRAIELAEELAISGLPHEEAVARLGQGWIAEEALAISIYCALVARNFKHGVILAVNHDGDSDSTGSIVGNLLGTIHGVEAIPAEWLEPLELRDVITELADDLYTFIDWEIGCDEHSENKALNQQILQKYPGS
- the msrB gene encoding peptide-methionine (R)-S-oxide reductase MsrB produces the protein MKRRTVLQGFSVLVALPLIPACSRSPGAGEASSLITPLKKPHEEWRALVSPRAYQILFEEATERPESSNLVYEDRDGTFICAACYLPLFESANKYESWTGWPSFTQPIAGHVATRIDFKMIWPRTEYHCVRCGGHQGHLFSDGPPPRGERWCNNGIALKFVPTDEPLPALRS